Part of the Nocardioides perillae genome is shown below.
TCGGCATGGTCTTCCAGGACCACGCGCTCTTCCCGCACCTGACGGTGGCCCGCAACGTCGCCTTCGGCCTGCACGGCCGTCCGGCCGCCGAGCGCGAGGCCCGGGTGTCGGAGGTGCTCGAGCTGGCCCGGCTCGCCGACAAGGGCGACCGCTACCCCCACGAGCTCTCCGGCGGCGAGCAGCAGCGGGTCGCCCTCGCGCGCGCCCTGGCGCCCCGGCCCGCGGTCGTGCTGCTCGACGAGCCCTTCTCGAGCCTCGACGAGAGCCTGCGCGCGCAGGTGCGCGCCGAGCTCGTCGGCGTGCTCCGCGCGAGCGGCGCGACGGCGCTCCTCGTCACCCACGACCAGACCGAGGCGCTCTCGGTGGGCGACCGGGTGGCGGTGCTGCGCGACGGGGTCGTCGAGCAGGTCGGCACCCCCGACGCGGTCTTCGAGCGCCCCGCCACGCGCTTCGTGGCCTCCTTCATGGGCGACGCCGACTTCCTGCCGGCGCAGGTGCACCACGCGCTGCTGACGTGCGAGATCGGGGTGGTCTCCACCGTCCCGGGCTGGGGCGCCGCCGACACCGCGGTCGAGGTGGTGCTGCGCCCGCACGAGGTCGCGCTCGAGGTCGCGCCGCCCGGCACGGCCGAGCCCGCGGTGGTGGTCGGCGTGGAGTACCACGGCGCCTTCCTGCTCCACACGGTCCGCCTGGCGTCGGGGCGCACCCTGCGCTCCTGGCAGCCCCACGGCGTGCGCCACCCCGTCGGCACCGCGGTGACCGCCCGGGTGCGGCCCGGCCTGGTGCCGACGCTGCTCGTCGACGACCGCGCCGTCAGCGGCCCTCCGGGTGCGCCGTGAGCGCCCCCGCCGCTCCCGTCCTCGCCGCCGACCCCGTCGCCGACGAGCTGCGCCGCCGCGGCCTGCAACGGATGCGCACGGTGGCGGTCTCGCTGCTCGTGCTCGCCGCGGTGGTCTACCTCCTCACCCGCGGGCAGGACGGCGTGTGGGGCTTCGTCAACGCCGGCGCCGAGGCGTCGATGGTGGGCGCGATCGCCGACTGGTTCGCCGTGACCGCGCTCTTCCGCCACCCGCTCGGCCTGCCCGTGCCCCACACCGCGCTCATCCCGAGGCGCAAGGACGAGCTGGGGCGTGGGCTGCAGGAGTTCGTGGGGGAGAACTTCCTGCAGGAGGACATCGTCCGCGACCGGGTCGCCGTCGCCCAGGTGGCCTCCCGCGTGGGGCGCTGGCTCGCCGTGCCGGCCCACCAGCAGCGCGTCGTCGACGAGGCCTCCGAGGTGGTCGCCGCCGGGCTGCGCCGCGTGCGCGACGAGCACGTCGCTGCCCTGGTCACCGACGCCCTCGTGCCGCGCTTCCGCGAGGAGCCCGTGGCGCCGCTCGCAGGTGGCCTGCTCGCCGAGGTCGTGCGCGACGGCACCCACCGGGGCCTGGTCGACCTCGCGGTCACCGAGCTGCACGACTGGCTGGTGGAGAACCCCGAGACCTTCGCGGAGGTGCTCGGCGAGCGCGCGCCGTGGTGGAGCCCGCCGCGGGTCAACGAGGCCGTCACCGCCCGCATCCACGTCGAGGTGGTGCGCTGGGTCGCCGACATCCGCGACGAGCCGCAGCACCGGGCCCGCGCCGCGCTCGACTCGATGCTCGCCCAGCTCGCCGACGACCTGCTGCACGACCCGGCGACCCAGGAGCGCACCGAGCGGCTCAAGGAGCGCGTGCTCGACCACCCGCAGGTCGTCGCGACCGGCACGTCGCTGTGGAACGCCCTGCGCCGCGCCCTCCTCGGCTCGCTCGAGGACCCGCACGGCGCCGTGCGCGAGCGCGCGCTGCTCGAGCTGCGCGGCCTCGCCCGCCGCCTCGCCGACGACCCCGCCCTGCGCGCCCGCCTCGACGGCCTCGTCGCCGACGCGGTCGTCTTCGTCGTCGGCCGCTACGGCGAGGAGCTCACCGCCGTCATCACCAGCACCATCGAGCGCTGGGACGGCCGCGAGGCGGCCCGGCGCATCGAGCTGCACGTCGGGCGCGACCTGCAGTTCATCCGCATCAACGGCACCGTCGTCGGCGGTCTCGTCGGCGTGCTGATCCACGCCGTCGACGTGCTGCTCGCCTGAGCCGCCTGCGGCGCGCCCGCCCCTCGTGCCGGCTCCCGCCGTCGGGCGGGGGAGGATGGGCTGCGTGAGCGCCGCAGACCCCCAGCCCGTCGACGTGTCGATCCGCGACGAGGCGATCCGCCTCGGGCAGTTCCTGAAGCTGGCCGACCTCGTCGAGACCGGGGCCGAGGCCAAGCCGGTGGTCGCCGAGGGGCTCGTGCGCG
Proteins encoded:
- a CDS encoding DUF445 domain-containing protein, translated to MSAPAAPVLAADPVADELRRRGLQRMRTVAVSLLVLAAVVYLLTRGQDGVWGFVNAGAEASMVGAIADWFAVTALFRHPLGLPVPHTALIPRRKDELGRGLQEFVGENFLQEDIVRDRVAVAQVASRVGRWLAVPAHQQRVVDEASEVVAAGLRRVRDEHVAALVTDALVPRFREEPVAPLAGGLLAEVVRDGTHRGLVDLAVTELHDWLVENPETFAEVLGERAPWWSPPRVNEAVTARIHVEVVRWVADIRDEPQHRARAALDSMLAQLADDLLHDPATQERTERLKERVLDHPQVVATGTSLWNALRRALLGSLEDPHGAVRERALLELRGLARRLADDPALRARLDGLVADAVVFVVGRYGEELTAVITSTIERWDGREAARRIELHVGRDLQFIRINGTVVGGLVGVLIHAVDVLLA
- a CDS encoding ATP-binding cassette domain-containing protein, whose amino-acid sequence is MSAPGPDGADLPPALVLRGVSKRFGAVEAVRAVDLEVTPGEVLAVIGPSGCGKSTVLRLVAGLESPDAGEVLIAGATVAVGGGRAVPPERRRVGMVFQDHALFPHLTVARNVAFGLHGRPAAEREARVSEVLELARLADKGDRYPHELSGGEQQRVALARALAPRPAVVLLDEPFSSLDESLRAQVRAELVGVLRASGATALLVTHDQTEALSVGDRVAVLRDGVVEQVGTPDAVFERPATRFVASFMGDADFLPAQVHHALLTCEIGVVSTVPGWGAADTAVEVVLRPHEVALEVAPPGTAEPAVVVGVEYHGAFLLHTVRLASGRTLRSWQPHGVRHPVGTAVTARVRPGLVPTLLVDDRAVSGPPGAP